A region from the Thermanaeromonas toyohensis ToBE genome encodes:
- a CDS encoding ribulokinase has translation MKDKYSLGIDFGTESARFILARTSDGEIASTAVVKYPHGVLDSTLPDSTIKLGPDWALQDPGDYWEVLTQGIPEVIQRACILPEQVIGIGIDFTSCTMLPVDKYGQPLCRDERYRSNPHSWVKLWKHHAAQREADLINDIAEKRKEKFLKRYGGKISSEWMLPKILQILREAPEIYEAADQFVEAADWIVWQLTGNLCRNSCCAGYKAIWNKREGYPSKEFLASVDPRLENLVDEKLKGKVYPSGIRAGTLSKEIAQRIGLEPGTPVATAIIDAHASVLGLGVTAPGKIVLVMGTSICHMFLSPEERFIPGVAGVVEDGILPGFFGYEAGQAAGGDMLAWFIDNLVSNEMQQEAEARGMSIHQVLAERALRIEPGGHGLVALDWWNGSRFLGTADLSGLIVGCTLKTKCEHIYLALIESLAFGTKMIIDNITENGIPVKELYGCGSLAANDLVAQTFADVTGLPFKRTKTPHASAVGAAVLGAVAAGSSKGGYDSVIEASERMGKVEGRVFEPRPAVKKQYAELYKAYRILHRYFGETNKEVMKVLKQLRHTLNCF, from the coding sequence TTGAAGGATAAATACAGCTTAGGGATCGATTTTGGCACAGAATCAGCCAGATTTATTCTTGCGCGGACTTCAGACGGAGAAATAGCTTCAACGGCGGTGGTTAAATATCCGCACGGTGTGCTCGATTCTACATTACCAGATAGTACTATCAAACTGGGTCCTGATTGGGCGTTACAGGATCCAGGAGATTATTGGGAGGTATTGACCCAAGGTATACCTGAAGTTATCCAAAGAGCCTGTATTCTCCCCGAACAGGTTATAGGCATAGGGATAGATTTTACTTCTTGCACTATGCTCCCGGTTGACAAGTATGGCCAGCCCTTGTGCAGGGATGAGCGGTACCGTAGTAATCCGCATAGCTGGGTAAAACTATGGAAGCATCATGCAGCCCAGAGGGAAGCTGATCTCATTAACGATATAGCCGAAAAAAGAAAAGAAAAATTTTTAAAGCGCTATGGGGGTAAAATCTCCTCCGAGTGGATGTTGCCTAAGATTTTGCAAATATTAAGAGAGGCTCCCGAGATATACGAAGCAGCGGATCAATTTGTGGAAGCTGCGGATTGGATAGTATGGCAGCTTACAGGTAACCTATGCCGCAACTCATGCTGTGCGGGTTATAAAGCTATATGGAACAAGAGAGAGGGGTATCCCAGCAAAGAATTTCTGGCCTCTGTGGATCCCAGGCTAGAAAACCTTGTGGATGAAAAATTAAAGGGTAAGGTTTATCCCAGCGGCATCCGGGCAGGGACATTATCTAAGGAGATTGCCCAAAGGATAGGGCTTGAGCCAGGCACCCCAGTAGCTACAGCTATAATAGATGCCCATGCTTCGGTGTTGGGGTTAGGGGTAACTGCTCCAGGGAAAATAGTATTAGTGATGGGAACCTCCATTTGTCACATGTTCTTATCTCCAGAAGAAAGGTTCATTCCTGGGGTAGCCGGAGTAGTGGAAGATGGTATCCTACCGGGATTTTTTGGGTATGAAGCTGGACAGGCTGCGGGTGGCGACATGTTAGCGTGGTTTATTGATAACCTGGTATCCAATGAGATGCAGCAGGAGGCAGAGGCCAGGGGTATGAGCATCCATCAGGTCCTGGCTGAGCGAGCATTAAGGATAGAGCCTGGAGGGCATGGCTTGGTAGCTTTAGATTGGTGGAATGGTAGCCGATTCTTGGGGACAGCAGATTTAAGCGGGCTGATTGTAGGGTGTACCCTAAAAACCAAATGCGAACATATATACCTCGCTTTGATAGAGAGTTTGGCTTTCGGCACTAAGATGATTATCGATAATATCACGGAAAACGGGATACCTGTAAAGGAACTATATGGCTGTGGGAGCCTGGCTGCTAATGACTTGGTAGCCCAAACCTTTGCAGATGTTACAGGCTTACCGTTTAAGAGAACAAAAACTCCCCATGCTTCCGCAGTGGGAGCTGCTGTCTTAGGAGCTGTTGCTGCAGGTAGTAGCAAGGGGGGTTACGATTCAGTAATCGAGGCTTCTGAAAGGATGGGCAAGGTTGAGGGAAGAGTTTTTGAACCACGACCTGCCGTGAAGAAGCAATATGCTGAGCTCTATAAAGCCTACCGGATTCTTCACAGATATTTCGGGGAAACCAACAAGGAAGTAATGAAGGTCCTGAAACAGTTACGCCACACCCTAAACTGTTTCTAA
- a CDS encoding spore maturation protein, with protein MTSLILELSRWAIPLLLFFIPAYGYLRGVRVYEAFVAGAEDGFKVAVKIIPFLVGMLVAIGVFRASGAMDLLARALDPVLRLVGIPGEVLPLAILRPLSGGGALGVAAELISEYGPDSFIGRLASVMQGSTDTTFYVLTVYFGSVGIRRYRYALALGLIADVSSLLAAVAICRMMFG; from the coding sequence ATGACTAGCTTGATACTTGAGCTTTCTCGTTGGGCTATCCCCTTGCTCCTTTTCTTTATCCCCGCTTATGGTTACCTCCGTGGCGTGCGGGTTTATGAGGCCTTTGTAGCGGGGGCTGAAGACGGGTTCAAAGTAGCCGTAAAGATAATCCCCTTTTTGGTGGGCATGCTGGTGGCTATAGGTGTATTCCGGGCCTCGGGGGCCATGGATCTCCTAGCCCGCGCTTTAGATCCCGTATTACGACTGGTGGGTATACCGGGGGAGGTCCTCCCCTTGGCCATCTTAAGACCCTTATCCGGTGGTGGTGCCTTGGGTGTGGCCGCCGAACTAATAAGCGAGTACGGGCCAGACTCCTTCATCGGTCGCCTGGCCTCTGTCATGCAGGGTAGTACCGATACTACCTTTTATGTCTTGACGGTGTATTTCGGTTCCGTTGGTATCCGGCGCTATCGCTATGCCTTGGCCTTAGGATTGATAGCCGATGTCTCCAGTCTGTTGGCCGCCGTGGCCATTTGCCGGATGATGTTTGGCTAA
- a CDS encoding Rpn family recombination-promoting nuclease/putative transposase gives MQAGYEEFAKYLLDFHYLLFDVNRYSEEELLKAANLIASVFLLDQKISHQELVKRLWKLAGVVKTLTPNEFRYLMAWLKNVIKPKMPADMQAKVDSYLDATNPWEVEKMISNLELVLEEMQQEAWLKGLEKGKLEGKLEGKLEGELEGELKAKLQVAKNLLLLNVDVDTIVKATGLSLEEIEKLKKQLEH, from the coding sequence ATGCAGGCCGGTTACGAAGAATTTGCTAAATATCTTCTCGACTTCCACTATCTTCTCTTCGATGTAAACCGTTACAGCGAAGAAGAGCTTCTCAAAGCGGCCAATTTGATAGCCAGTGTATTTCTGTTAGACCAAAAGATTAGTCATCAAGAGCTGGTGAAGCGCCTGTGGAAGCTGGCCGGGGTAGTAAAAACTCTCACCCCTAATGAGTTCCGTTATCTAATGGCGTGGCTGAAGAATGTCATAAAACCTAAAATGCCTGCCGACATGCAGGCTAAAGTGGATAGCTACCTAGATGCGACTAATCCCTGGGAGGTGGAAAAGATGATAAGCAACCTGGAATTAGTGCTAGAAGAAATGCAGCAGGAGGCTTGGTTAAAGGGACTGGAGAAGGGTAAACTAGAAGGCAAACTAGAAGGTAAACTTGAAGGCGAACTTGAAGGCGAACTTAAAGCCAAACTGCAAGTAGCCAAAAACTTACTGCTTCTCAATGTTGACGTTGACACCATTGTCAAAGCTACGGGGCTTAGCTTAGAAGAAATAGAGAAGCTAAAGAAACAGCTAGAACACTGA
- a CDS encoding L-fucose isomerase, translated as MAAQGDYRLIGSLPKIGIRPVIDGRRGGVRESLEGQTMGMAKAVAELLTKNLRYPNGKPVECVIADTTIGGVAEAARTAEKFAREGVGVSITVTPCWCYGSETIDMDPYIPKAIWGFNGTERPGAVYLAAALAAHNQKGLPAFGIYGRDVQDAGDTTIPEDVKQKLLQFARAGLAVAIMRGKSYLAIGGVSMGIAGSIVDPDFFESYLGMRVEYVDMSELVRRIEEKIYDEEEYEKALAWVKQNCKEGRDPNPPARQASKERKDREWETVVKMTLIIRDLMVGNPKLAELGYLEEAEGHNAIAAGFQGQRQWTDHFPNGDFTEAILNSSFDWNGLREPFILATENDSLNAVAMLFGHLLTNTAQVFADVRTYWSPEAVERVTGRKLTGLASNGIIHLINSGSAALDGTGQQSIDGQPAIKPFWEITPEEVKKCLDAATWHPAIREYFRGGGFSVSFLTKGGMPVTMSRINIVKGLGPVLQIAEGYTVDLPEDIHYFLNERTNPTWPTTWFVPILTGKGPFKDVYSVMNNWGANHAAVSYGHIGAELITLASILRIPVCMHNVPEERIFRPSAWGAFGPVDSVDTDYRACQNLGPLYGRGM; from the coding sequence ATGGCAGCACAAGGGGATTACAGGTTGATTGGAAGCTTACCCAAAATAGGCATTCGCCCGGTGATTGATGGCCGGCGAGGCGGCGTAAGGGAATCGCTAGAGGGACAGACGATGGGGATGGCTAAAGCCGTTGCTGAGCTGTTGACAAAAAATCTAAGATACCCCAATGGTAAGCCAGTCGAATGTGTTATTGCTGATACCACGATTGGAGGTGTAGCTGAGGCCGCCAGAACCGCCGAGAAGTTTGCCAGGGAAGGAGTAGGGGTTTCCATTACAGTTACGCCTTGCTGGTGTTATGGGTCAGAAACCATAGATATGGACCCCTATATACCCAAAGCCATCTGGGGATTTAACGGCACTGAACGGCCAGGGGCTGTATATCTTGCAGCGGCGTTGGCGGCACATAACCAGAAGGGCCTGCCTGCTTTCGGCATATATGGAAGAGATGTTCAAGATGCCGGGGACACCACTATTCCAGAAGACGTGAAACAAAAACTCCTCCAATTCGCCCGAGCGGGTTTAGCTGTGGCCATTATGAGGGGGAAATCCTATCTCGCCATAGGCGGCGTTTCCATGGGGATAGCTGGCTCTATAGTAGACCCTGATTTCTTTGAGAGCTACCTGGGGATGAGGGTCGAATATGTGGACATGTCAGAGCTCGTGCGGAGGATAGAAGAAAAGATTTACGACGAGGAAGAATATGAGAAGGCGCTCGCCTGGGTAAAACAGAATTGTAAAGAGGGCAGAGATCCCAATCCTCCGGCACGGCAGGCATCAAAGGAGAGAAAAGATAGAGAGTGGGAAACTGTGGTTAAAATGACCCTAATCATAAGGGATCTTATGGTGGGAAATCCCAAATTGGCTGAATTAGGGTATCTTGAAGAAGCGGAAGGGCATAACGCCATTGCCGCGGGATTCCAGGGCCAGAGGCAGTGGACTGATCATTTCCCCAATGGCGATTTTACAGAGGCTATTCTTAACTCATCCTTCGACTGGAATGGCCTGCGTGAGCCTTTTATTCTAGCTACAGAAAATGACAGCCTGAATGCTGTAGCGATGTTGTTCGGCCACCTATTGACCAATACAGCCCAAGTTTTTGCAGATGTCAGGACATACTGGAGCCCTGAAGCAGTAGAACGGGTTACAGGTAGGAAGCTTACTGGACTGGCCTCAAACGGTATAATACATCTAATTAATTCAGGCTCAGCCGCACTGGATGGTACAGGACAGCAGTCCATCGATGGGCAACCGGCAATAAAACCTTTCTGGGAGATTACTCCAGAGGAAGTAAAGAAATGTCTTGATGCTGCCACTTGGCATCCTGCTATCAGGGAATATTTCAGAGGTGGTGGGTTCTCGGTTAGCTTCCTTACCAAAGGCGGCATGCCGGTAACGATGTCGAGGATAAATATCGTTAAGGGATTGGGTCCAGTGCTGCAGATTGCAGAAGGGTATACTGTAGATTTACCTGAGGATATTCATTACTTCCTTAATGAACGGACCAATCCCACCTGGCCCACAACGTGGTTCGTACCTATTCTGACTGGGAAGGGCCCCTTCAAGGACGTTTATTCAGTTATGAACAATTGGGGAGCCAATCATGCTGCAGTAAGCTATGGCCATATAGGAGCCGAACTCATCACCTTAGCTTCGATATTGCGCATCCCTGTATGCATGCATAATGTTCCGGAGGAGAGGATCTTCCGTCCCAGCGCGTGGGGCGCCTTTGGACCTGTAGATTCCGTGGATACCGACTACAGGGCCTGCCAGAATTTGGGCCCGCTGTATGGTAGAGGGATGTGA
- the rbsD gene encoding D-ribose pyranase, whose protein sequence is MKKAGILNKELSGELAGLGHMDEFIICDAGFPIPKGTKRIDLALIKGIPSFMDTLKAVLKEIVVEKVVMAHETEKVSPELYKELKNLFRYQEFEMLPHSQFKERSRNVKFIVRTGEFTPYANVLLVAASQADEFKKNFDVEF, encoded by the coding sequence TTGAAAAAAGCTGGTATATTAAACAAAGAGCTATCAGGAGAACTAGCTGGTTTAGGCCATATGGATGAATTTATAATCTGCGATGCCGGTTTTCCCATCCCTAAGGGAACTAAAAGAATCGATTTGGCCTTAATAAAAGGGATACCCAGCTTTATGGACACCCTGAAGGCCGTTTTGAAAGAGATCGTTGTAGAAAAAGTAGTGATGGCTCATGAGACTGAAAAAGTGAGCCCGGAGCTATATAAGGAGCTAAAAAATCTCTTTAGGTATCAGGAATTTGAAATGCTTCCCCATTCTCAATTTAAGGAACGCTCACGGAACGTGAAGTTCATTGTAAGGACGGGAGAGTTTACCCCTTATGCCAATGTTCTTCTTGTGGCAGCCTCACAGGCAGATGAATTTAAGAAAAACTTCGATGTAGAGTTTTAA
- a CDS encoding ABC transporter permease translates to MENKPLTVELETPRKRSLLRADAVQKLAAFASLIVMLIVFSLASPNFATFDNIVGILLSTAVDGVLAVGVTFVIISGGIDLSIGTVMTLSSVMSGVFITFWKLPVALGVLGGLVTGALCGFINGSVTAKLKIPPFVATLGMMMIARGLSLVISHSKPIYFTNTPVFREIAMGSILGVPNAVVIFLGVAVIASVILTKTVLGRYNFALGSNEEATRLSGINVDAWKIAIYTLCGMFSGLAGVIMASRLDSAQPSLGMGYELEAIAAAVIGGTSLSGGEGSILGTVIGAFIMSVLTNGLRILSVPQEWQMVVIGAIVIMAVYADIIRRRKQ, encoded by the coding sequence ATGGAAAATAAACCCTTAACCGTGGAATTAGAGACGCCTCGCAAAAGATCTCTGCTCCGCGCAGATGCTGTGCAGAAGCTAGCTGCTTTCGCTAGCTTGATTGTAATGCTGATAGTATTTTCTTTGGCTTCACCAAATTTTGCCACGTTTGACAATATAGTGGGTATTTTGCTCTCCACTGCCGTTGACGGTGTACTGGCAGTAGGGGTAACCTTTGTCATCATCAGCGGTGGAATCGACCTATCCATCGGTACGGTCATGACCTTATCCTCAGTTATGAGCGGTGTATTCATTACCTTTTGGAAGCTACCCGTTGCACTTGGCGTACTGGGTGGGCTGGTTACAGGAGCGCTATGCGGTTTTATTAATGGCTCGGTTACAGCGAAGTTAAAAATACCACCGTTCGTTGCCACTTTAGGCATGATGATGATCGCGCGTGGGCTTTCCCTTGTTATTTCCCACTCTAAGCCCATTTACTTTACCAATACCCCGGTCTTCCGCGAGATCGCCATGGGTTCTATCTTGGGTGTTCCCAATGCAGTAGTCATTTTCTTAGGTGTAGCCGTGATCGCCAGCGTTATTCTCACAAAGACAGTATTAGGGAGGTATAATTTTGCCCTCGGCAGCAATGAAGAAGCTACTCGCCTTTCGGGAATAAATGTTGACGCCTGGAAGATAGCTATTTATACCCTCTGCGGAATGTTCAGCGGATTAGCTGGGGTTATAATGGCATCTCGCCTTGACTCTGCCCAACCATCCTTGGGTATGGGGTATGAATTAGAAGCCATAGCGGCAGCTGTTATCGGGGGCACTTCCCTTAGTGGTGGTGAGGGCAGTATATTAGGAACGGTCATAGGCGCGTTTATAATGAGCGTGCTGACCAATGGGTTACGTATCCTTTCTGTTCCTCAAGAGTGGCAGATGGTAGTGATTGGCGCTATAGTCATAATGGCTGTGTATGCGGATATAATCCGGCGACGTAAGCAGTAA
- a CDS encoding ABC transporter substrate-binding protein, whose protein sequence is MRKNIKFFTLFVSLLLALALVAGCGQKTETKQAAPQQGETKQTESGKKPYIPLISKGFQHQFWQAVKLGAEKAAKDYNVDITFEGPESESQVDKQIDMLQAALSKNPSAICLAALDSKAVIPLLEKAKAANIPVIGFDSGVDSDIPVTTVATNNVAAAAFAADKMAELIGGEGEIALIVHDQTSRTGIDRRDGFVNRIKEKYPKIKIVDIQYGGGDHLKSTDLAKAIIQAHPNLKGFFGANEGSAVGIINAVKELKKEGKIVIVGYDSGKLQMDAIRSGIMAGAITQDPINIGYKAVEAAVKAIKGEKLPKQIDTGFHWYDKSNIDSPQIKPLLYE, encoded by the coding sequence ATGCGGAAGAACATTAAATTCTTTACCCTTTTTGTGAGTCTATTGCTTGCCCTCGCGCTAGTGGCCGGTTGTGGCCAGAAGACGGAAACGAAGCAAGCCGCGCCCCAGCAAGGGGAGACAAAACAGACGGAATCCGGTAAGAAACCCTATATCCCTCTCATTTCTAAAGGTTTCCAGCACCAGTTCTGGCAAGCTGTAAAATTGGGTGCGGAGAAAGCTGCGAAAGACTATAATGTGGACATCACTTTTGAAGGGCCAGAAAGTGAATCCCAGGTTGACAAACAGATCGATATGCTCCAAGCTGCGTTGAGCAAAAACCCCAGCGCCATCTGTTTAGCTGCCCTAGACAGCAAAGCGGTTATACCTCTCTTGGAGAAAGCTAAAGCAGCAAACATTCCAGTTATCGGGTTTGACTCGGGTGTAGACAGCGATATCCCCGTTACAACCGTTGCCACTAACAATGTCGCTGCTGCTGCTTTTGCTGCTGATAAAATGGCGGAGCTTATCGGTGGAGAAGGAGAGATCGCTCTAATCGTGCACGACCAGACTAGCCGTACCGGTATCGACCGCCGCGATGGTTTCGTTAACCGCATTAAGGAGAAATATCCTAAAATCAAGATTGTCGATATCCAGTACGGTGGCGGCGACCATCTCAAATCTACCGACCTGGCGAAGGCCATTATTCAAGCTCATCCTAACCTCAAAGGCTTCTTTGGTGCCAATGAAGGTTCTGCAGTGGGGATCATAAATGCTGTAAAAGAGCTGAAGAAAGAAGGTAAAATTGTTATTGTAGGTTACGATTCTGGTAAGCTGCAGATGGATGCTATCCGTAGCGGTATAATGGCTGGTGCTATAACCCAGGACCCCATCAACATAGGGTACAAGGCTGTTGAGGCGGCTGTGAAGGCTATAAAGGGTGAAAAGCTACCAAAACAGATCGATACAGGCTTCCACTGGTACGATAAGTCGAATATAGATTCCCCGCAAATTAAGCCGCTGCTGTACGAGTAG
- a CDS encoding AbrB/MazE/SpoVT family DNA-binding domain-containing protein gives MSTFLVRLTSKGQMTIPQSVREALGLKAGDYLTILVEQDEIRLKKVQPVKPLSKEDPIWKLVGAGNSGLRDVALKHDHYLAKGKVEKWKE, from the coding sequence ATGTCCACGTTTTTAGTACGTTTAACCAGTAAAGGGCAAATGACTATTCCCCAAAGTGTCAGAGAAGCTTTGGGGTTAAAGGCAGGCGACTATTTAACCATTTTAGTAGAACAAGACGAGATACGTTTAAAAAAGGTTCAACCGGTAAAACCCTTAAGTAAAGAAGACCCTATATGGAAATTAGTTGGTGCCGGGAACAGTGGACTTAGAGATGTTGCTCTCAAACATGATCATTACCTAGCTAAAGGTAAAGTGGAAAAATGGAAAGAATAA
- a CDS encoding DUF2283 domain-containing protein, with protein sequence MAEAMSYVRLAEAVSQVVVGSGLPILRVSYDPEGDVLYVHFTEQPIAADDSEFVGDNTVVRYRDGEVVGVTILNASRLKKGKE encoded by the coding sequence ATGGCCGAAGCAATGAGCTACGTCAGGTTAGCCGAAGCGGTCTCGCAGGTGGTCGTCGGTTCCGGCCTTCCCATCCTGCGGGTATCTTACGACCCGGAGGGCGACGTCCTGTACGTGCACTTCACAGAACAACCGATCGCCGCCGACGACAGCGAATTTGTCGGGGACAACACTGTGGTTCGCTACCGGGACGGCGAAGTGGTCGGGGTGACCATACTGAACGCGAGCAGGTTAAAGAAGGGGAAGGAATGA
- a CDS encoding LacI family DNA-binding transcriptional regulator, with product MATIKDVAAKAGVSTATVSRVLNGERVKQETKERVLAAIEALGYRPNLVARSLKTQKTQIIGFVVPDFGSFFMRVAEAVEEILNSYGYSLIVCNSNEDLTREIEQVQMLVERQVDGLLVVPTSSSSKHLLEAQKKGIPVVLVDRLVKGMQVDSVLVDNVNGAYQAVEHLVTMGYRRIGVINGRLEVTTGEERYRGYLRVFEDYNLPIAEELIRTGDFSSQSGYILIKELMALPHPPQAVFIANCYMTMGAMLAISELGIRVPEDLAIVAFDDMELYRIATPPLTVVVQPMEEIGKTAARLIYKRVSGDNSDFPQMYRLKPELVVRGSSVPPGRLEASSEVTVNKVAL from the coding sequence ATGGCAACAATAAAGGACGTGGCAGCAAAGGCGGGTGTATCGACTGCTACTGTTTCGCGAGTCTTAAATGGCGAACGGGTAAAACAAGAAACAAAAGAAAGGGTACTGGCTGCTATCGAAGCTTTGGGATACAGGCCCAATCTGGTAGCCCGTAGCCTTAAGACGCAAAAGACTCAGATTATAGGTTTTGTAGTTCCTGATTTTGGTTCCTTCTTTATGCGGGTAGCGGAGGCTGTGGAGGAGATATTGAACAGCTATGGATATAGTCTGATTGTATGTAACAGCAATGAGGATTTGACCCGAGAAATAGAACAGGTACAGATGCTGGTGGAAAGGCAAGTGGACGGCCTCTTAGTGGTCCCTACTAGCAGTTCTTCAAAGCATTTACTAGAAGCGCAGAAAAAGGGTATTCCTGTGGTTTTAGTCGACCGATTAGTGAAGGGCATGCAGGTAGATAGCGTCTTGGTTGATAACGTTAATGGGGCTTACCAGGCAGTAGAACATCTGGTAACTATGGGTTACCGGCGTATCGGGGTTATAAATGGGCGGTTAGAGGTGACCACTGGAGAAGAGAGATATCGCGGTTATTTGCGAGTCTTTGAAGATTATAATCTACCTATAGCAGAAGAGCTTATCCGTACGGGAGATTTTTCCAGCCAAAGCGGCTATATTTTAATAAAAGAATTGATGGCTTTACCTCATCCCCCCCAGGCAGTATTCATTGCCAACTGCTACATGACCATGGGGGCCATGTTAGCTATAAGCGAACTAGGGATTAGAGTACCAGAAGATCTGGCTATCGTGGCTTTTGATGATATGGAGCTATACAGGATAGCCACCCCACCTTTGACGGTAGTGGTGCAACCCATGGAGGAAATAGGTAAGACAGCTGCGCGTTTGATATATAAGCGAGTTAGTGGAGACAATAGCGATTTTCCCCAGATGTATCGGTTGAAACCCGAACTGGTGGTTCGAGGTTCATCTGTGCCTCCTGGAAGGTTAGAGGCATCTAGTGAAGTTACCGTGAACAAGGTGGCCTTATAA
- a CDS encoding MoaD/ThiS family protein yields MIIEVRLFGHLRRYLPKEKGNGTLKLEIETPAQVADVLEKLNVTLEEPMLILVNGVHATLEKELSPGDVVSVFPPLGGG; encoded by the coding sequence ATGATAATCGAAGTCCGCCTGTTTGGGCATCTGCGCCGGTATCTTCCTAAGGAAAAAGGAAACGGTACATTAAAGCTAGAAATAGAAACCCCTGCTCAGGTAGCTGACGTGCTAGAAAAGCTTAACGTTACCCTAGAAGAACCGATGTTGATCTTAGTAAACGGTGTACATGCCACCTTGGAGAAAGAGCTTTCACCTGGCGACGTGGTAAGTGTTTTTCCACCGTTGGGAGGCGGCTAA
- a CDS encoding sugar ABC transporter ATP-binding protein has translation MEGIEKSFPGVHALKECRFELRSGEVHALVGENGAGKSTLMKILAGVYTKDAGRILYKGKEVEIANPRAAQELGISMIHQEFNLMPHLTVAQNIFIGREPRQGLRFILDEKAINEKTKYLLDMLHLDLDPRAKVSDLTVAKQQMVEIAKALSFNSEVLIMDEPTAALTEAEVKELFRIIRQLRDRGVGIVFISHRLGEVKQISDRITVMRDGRYINTVVTSDATIDHIISMMVGREIYESSRLNPEVRSQEVVLEVKNLRRGRIIKDVSFTLKKGEILGFAGLMGAGRTEVARAIFGADPIDAGEIYVRGRKVKIRSPKDAVKHGIGYLSEDRKRYGLVLDMDVETNIVLASLEKFRGFLGWVKRARARAEAQRRVIELKIKTPNLQQKVKYLSGGNQQKVVIGKWLTRNCDILIFDEPTRGIDVGAKSEIYRLLNDLAESGKSIIMISSELPEILRMSHRILVMCEGRITGELNAGEATEELIMKYATMHTK, from the coding sequence ATGGAAGGGATAGAGAAGTCTTTTCCTGGTGTGCACGCACTAAAAGAATGTCGTTTTGAGTTACGGTCGGGCGAGGTACACGCTTTGGTTGGCGAGAATGGTGCAGGCAAGTCCACTCTGATGAAGATACTGGCTGGCGTGTATACAAAAGATGCTGGACGCATCTTGTACAAGGGGAAGGAAGTAGAGATCGCCAACCCCAGGGCCGCACAAGAATTAGGGATCAGCATGATCCACCAGGAATTTAACCTCATGCCCCACTTGACGGTGGCCCAGAATATCTTTATTGGCCGTGAGCCCCGCCAAGGTTTGAGGTTTATCCTAGATGAAAAAGCCATAAACGAAAAGACAAAATACTTGCTTGATATGCTACACCTAGACCTGGATCCACGGGCCAAGGTTTCCGACCTTACCGTGGCCAAGCAGCAAATGGTGGAGATAGCCAAAGCCCTTTCCTTCAATTCCGAGGTATTGATTATGGATGAACCAACGGCAGCACTGACGGAGGCGGAAGTCAAAGAGCTTTTCCGCATCATCCGCCAGCTTCGGGATAGAGGGGTGGGGATAGTTTTTATATCCCATCGCCTGGGGGAAGTTAAGCAAATTTCGGATCGTATCACAGTAATGCGCGACGGTCGTTACATCAACACCGTCGTTACCTCCGATGCTACTATTGATCATATCATCAGTATGATGGTGGGGCGAGAAATTTATGAGAGCTCTCGTCTGAACCCGGAAGTACGGAGTCAAGAAGTTGTACTAGAAGTAAAGAATCTTAGACGTGGTCGTATTATTAAAGACGTAAGCTTCACTCTGAAAAAAGGCGAAATACTCGGTTTTGCTGGGCTGATGGGTGCTGGCCGGACAGAAGTAGCCAGGGCTATTTTCGGTGCAGATCCTATCGATGCGGGGGAAATCTACGTACGGGGTCGAAAGGTAAAGATCAGGAGCCCTAAAGACGCCGTCAAGCACGGGATCGGTTATCTCTCCGAGGACCGCAAGCGTTACGGTTTAGTGCTAGATATGGATGTGGAAACCAATATTGTCCTGGCTAGCCTAGAAAAGTTCCGGGGTTTTCTCGGCTGGGTTAAGAGGGCTAGGGCCAGGGCTGAAGCCCAACGGCGGGTAATCGAACTTAAAATCAAAACGCCTAACCTGCAACAAAAGGTTAAATATCTTTCCGGCGGGAATCAGCAGAAAGTAGTTATAGGAAAATGGCTGACGCGCAACTGCGATATCTTGATATTTGATGAACCCACCCGGGGTATCGATGTTGGAGCCAAAAGCGAAATCTACAGGCTACTCAACGATTTAGCTGAAAGCGGGAAATCGATTATCATGATCTCCTCAGAACTCCCGGAGATCTTACGCATGAGCCACCGTATCCTTGTAATGTGTGAGGGCCGTATTACAGGCGAATTAAATGCCGGGGAGGCTACGGAAGAACTCATTATGAAATATGCTACTATGCATACAAAATGA